One Rubripirellula reticaptiva genomic region harbors:
- the pckA gene encoding phosphoenolpyruvate carboxykinase (ATP), translating to MSVNPIDLSGYGLNVSNIIHNATPARLYEFAIAGNHAVIAASGALATRSGDKTGRSPKDKRIVDHPDSTDDIWWGDVNIRLADRSFTINRQRAIDYLNTRDAIYVFDGFAGWDPDHRIKVRVIAESAYHALFMHNMLIRPTAEQLASFGDPNIVIFNAGAFPANPHTAQMTSKTSIDLSIETGELVILGTQYAGEMKKGVFTVMNYLMPKRGVLSMHCSANQASEDDLTLFFGLSGTGKTTLSTDPHRQLIGDDEHCWSDKGVFNIEGGCYAKVIHLSQENEPEIFDAIRYGAVLENVVFDETTHEVNYDDASITENTRVAYPIDFIENAKIPCVGPHPKNIIFLTCDAFGVLPPVSQLTTEQAMYHFISGYTAKTAGTEMNVNEPTATFSACFGAAFLVWHPAKYAELLAEQIQKHGAKAWLVNTGWAGGPYGVGKRMSLKHTRAIIDAIHSGSLGEAETQTDAVFGLKVPITCDGVPSEILSPRDAWADKAAYDASVKKLAGLFQQNFKTFESGASDAIKNAGPVV from the coding sequence ATGAGCGTCAATCCGATTGATTTGTCTGGCTACGGTCTTAACGTTTCCAACATCATTCACAACGCGACCCCGGCGCGATTGTATGAGTTCGCCATCGCTGGAAATCACGCGGTCATCGCAGCGTCTGGCGCGCTTGCCACACGCAGCGGCGACAAGACTGGACGCAGCCCGAAAGACAAACGGATCGTCGATCACCCAGATTCGACGGACGACATTTGGTGGGGAGACGTCAACATCCGGTTGGCCGACCGGTCGTTCACGATCAACCGTCAACGGGCAATCGACTATCTCAACACACGCGACGCGATCTATGTGTTCGACGGTTTCGCGGGTTGGGATCCCGATCACCGCATCAAGGTTCGAGTGATTGCCGAGAGTGCCTATCACGCCTTGTTCATGCACAACATGTTGATTCGGCCAACCGCAGAACAGCTTGCAAGTTTTGGCGATCCCAACATTGTTATTTTCAACGCGGGTGCATTCCCCGCCAATCCGCATACCGCCCAAATGACCAGCAAGACGAGCATTGACTTGTCGATCGAAACGGGCGAACTGGTGATCCTGGGGACTCAGTACGCCGGCGAAATGAAGAAGGGCGTCTTCACGGTGATGAACTACTTGATGCCAAAGCGGGGCGTGCTCAGTATGCACTGCAGCGCCAATCAAGCGTCTGAGGATGATCTGACTTTGTTCTTTGGGCTGTCCGGGACCGGCAAAACCACTTTGTCGACCGATCCGCATCGGCAACTGATTGGCGACGACGAGCATTGCTGGTCAGACAAAGGCGTTTTCAATATCGAAGGCGGCTGTTACGCAAAAGTCATTCACTTGTCGCAGGAGAACGAGCCAGAGATTTTCGACGCGATTCGTTATGGCGCGGTGCTGGAAAACGTTGTTTTCGACGAGACGACTCACGAGGTCAATTACGACGACGCGTCGATCACCGAAAACACTCGCGTGGCTTACCCGATCGACTTTATCGAGAACGCCAAGATCCCTTGCGTCGGGCCGCACCCTAAGAACATCATTTTCTTGACCTGTGACGCGTTCGGTGTTCTGCCGCCTGTGTCGCAGTTGACGACCGAACAAGCGATGTACCACTTCATCAGCGGTTACACGGCGAAGACCGCGGGGACAGAGATGAATGTGAACGAACCGACTGCGACGTTCAGTGCCTGCTTTGGTGCCGCGTTCCTCGTTTGGCACCCGGCTAAGTATGCCGAACTGTTGGCCGAACAGATTCAAAAGCACGGCGCGAAGGCGTGGTTGGTCAACACGGGTTGGGCGGGCGGCCCATACGGTGTCGGCAAACGAATGAGTTTGAAGCACACGCGGGCCATCATCGACGCGATCCACAGCGGTTCGCTGGGTGAAGCCGAAACGCAAACCGATGCGGTCTTTGGACTGAAAGTGCCAATAACGTGCGACGGCGTTCCTTCCGAAATCCTATCGCCTCGCGACGCTTGGGCAGACAAGGCTGCCTATGACGCCAGTGTCAAGAAACTCGCTGGCTTGTTCCAGCAGAATTTCAAAACGTTTGAATCCGGCGCAAGCGACGCGATCAAGAACGCCGGACCAGTTGTCTGA
- a CDS encoding NHL repeat-containing protein: MSRQFCIAGALSFAFLLSVAPAQLGAAIVTPGNVLVMDVNTNTLREFTSAGLFIQAFTVADDAGAGSTEVPRDIAVDTLGNIHVFNGTFNPSLSTIDQATGVQTDRSGPGTGFAIGNVLNRGTVAAIGAQVFVADQPVGARNEQGILRFDAASGFTSTRFATDFIANDLNFGFDGRLYALGTESTSATSSPTVLNVYDPNTLLRLDQINLPTATSGLSLNGLVADGLGNYFAVHGNDEILKLDAAGNIVSTANIIDATGLYDIDIDASGNLMVSGIDNQVFFTNTSFSTQFAFDASTSGPSPPPRLFAAFATAVVAVPEPTTMAVLSVFAATVLCKRRRVATRRSRR, translated from the coding sequence ATGTCCCGTCAATTTTGCATCGCTGGCGCGTTGTCGTTTGCGTTTCTGCTTAGCGTTGCTCCAGCACAGCTTGGCGCCGCTATCGTGACGCCGGGCAATGTGTTGGTCATGGACGTCAACACAAATACGCTTCGCGAGTTCACGAGCGCTGGACTTTTTATTCAAGCGTTTACGGTCGCTGATGACGCCGGTGCAGGCAGCACCGAGGTGCCGCGCGACATCGCAGTGGACACGCTGGGCAACATTCACGTGTTCAACGGCACCTTCAACCCGTCTCTGTCAACGATTGACCAAGCGACCGGCGTCCAAACGGATCGGTCCGGGCCGGGTACCGGTTTTGCGATCGGCAACGTCCTCAACCGGGGCACGGTCGCGGCAATCGGCGCCCAGGTGTTCGTTGCCGACCAGCCCGTGGGGGCTCGCAATGAGCAAGGTATTTTACGGTTTGATGCGGCAAGTGGATTCACATCGACGCGATTTGCCACCGACTTCATTGCCAACGACTTGAACTTCGGTTTCGACGGTCGGCTCTATGCGTTGGGAACCGAAAGCACGTCCGCGACATCTTCGCCGACAGTGCTAAACGTTTACGATCCCAACACGTTGTTGCGATTGGATCAAATCAATTTGCCGACCGCGACCTCCGGGCTCAGTCTGAATGGATTGGTGGCGGATGGGTTGGGCAACTACTTTGCCGTTCATGGCAACGACGAAATTCTGAAACTTGATGCGGCCGGTAACATCGTTTCGACCGCAAACATCATCGACGCGACCGGTCTGTATGACATCGACATCGATGCGAGCGGAAACTTGATGGTTTCCGGGATTGATAACCAAGTGTTCTTTACCAACACAAGTTTTTCGACTCAGTTCGCGTTCGACGCTAGCACGTCCGGGCCATCGCCGCCGCCGCGATTGTTCGCGGCCTTTGCAACAGCAGTCGTGGCGGTTCCTGAGCCAACCACGATGGCGGTGCTTTCGGTTTTTGCCGCGACGGTTCTTTGTAAGCGACGCCGGGTCGCCACACGACGCTCTCGGCGCTAA
- a CDS encoding DUF1573 domain-containing protein, translating into MVRFERREWSKFLVVALVAAVCQTLSPTTASADNYADKMFKEKKHEFRTVGRGTKCEYHFDFTNIYNEEVHVAAVRTSCGCTTPTLTADTLQTHETAAVVATFNTSSFIGQKAATITVVFDRPKYAEVQLNVSGFIRTDITFDPPEVAFGDVPAGEEREREVMITHNGNPSWEIIDVRSHCSDLRVRLDPAERTSNQVRYRMSVRMNGEMSDGEIRERLTLISNDRSFPTTEMSISGRVRPPVNVSPEAVSLGTTQPNGSVEKKLIVRGEEPFEISDVECSDERFKFVVPVGSKKLHMVKLVYTGDGTDTPISQEIRIVTNLPGKRATSCVVTGTVSQ; encoded by the coding sequence ATGGTGCGTTTTGAACGTCGCGAATGGTCGAAATTCTTGGTTGTTGCGTTGGTAGCGGCTGTTTGCCAGACATTAAGTCCAACAACAGCGTCAGCGGACAACTACGCCGACAAGATGTTCAAAGAAAAGAAGCATGAGTTCCGCACGGTCGGACGAGGAACCAAGTGCGAATACCACTTTGATTTCACCAATATCTACAATGAAGAAGTCCACGTGGCGGCGGTTCGCACCAGTTGCGGATGCACCACGCCAACGTTGACCGCGGATACCCTGCAGACTCACGAAACGGCGGCGGTTGTCGCGACCTTCAACACCAGCAGCTTCATCGGTCAAAAGGCCGCGACGATCACCGTCGTGTTTGATCGTCCCAAGTACGCCGAAGTCCAATTGAACGTCAGCGGATTCATTCGCACTGACATCACGTTTGATCCGCCGGAAGTCGCTTTCGGTGACGTTCCGGCCGGCGAAGAACGTGAACGCGAAGTCATGATCACGCACAACGGAAACCCCAGCTGGGAAATCATCGACGTTCGCAGCCATTGTTCTGATTTACGAGTCCGTTTGGATCCCGCAGAACGAACATCAAACCAAGTTCGTTACCGCATGTCGGTTCGAATGAACGGTGAGATGAGCGACGGCGAAATTCGTGAACGCTTGACGCTGATCAGCAATGACCGCAGTTTTCCGACGACCGAAATGTCGATTTCGGGTCGAGTTCGTCCGCCGGTCAACGTTTCGCCCGAAGCGGTCAGTTTGGGGACGACCCAGCCCAACGGATCGGTCGAGAAGAAGCTGATAGTCCGTGGCGAAGAGCCGTTTGAGATTTCCGATGTTGAATGCAGCGATGAACGATTCAAGTTCGTTGTCCCGGTCGGTTCGAAAAAGCTGCACATGGTCAAGCTGGTCTACACCGGCGACGGTACGGACACGCCGATTTCGCAAGAAATCCGAATTGTCACAAACTTGCCCGGGAAACGAGCTACTTCGTGCGTGGTCACCGGAACGGTTTCGCAATAA
- a CDS encoding Maf family protein: MRNLPRAELPTDEPLILASGSPRRAQLLTAAGYDYSVQVASDEAECGMCSRETAPEMVARYAYRKAADIATKVDTGLIIAADTVASCLGQILGKPHDQDHAETTLRLLSGRKHDVYTGVCVWSVKHEMCVVDVVRTELKMQKLTEQMLEDYLDSMLWEGKAGAFGYQDGNDWLQVIGDGSVSNVVGLPMERLSELLENFLEVAETVTTGSSDPPG, from the coding sequence ATGCGGAACCTGCCACGTGCGGAATTGCCAACCGACGAGCCGTTGATTTTGGCCAGCGGTTCGCCGCGCCGTGCTCAGTTGCTGACTGCGGCTGGATACGACTATTCGGTCCAGGTCGCTTCGGACGAAGCCGAGTGTGGGATGTGCAGCCGCGAAACGGCACCGGAAATGGTTGCTCGCTATGCGTATCGCAAAGCGGCCGACATCGCCACCAAAGTTGACACGGGGCTGATCATCGCAGCCGATACGGTGGCGTCGTGTCTGGGGCAAATTTTGGGTAAACCGCACGATCAAGATCATGCTGAAACCACGTTGCGTTTGCTGAGCGGTCGCAAGCACGACGTTTACACCGGCGTTTGCGTTTGGTCTGTGAAACACGAAATGTGTGTCGTCGACGTGGTCCGGACTGAGTTGAAAATGCAGAAGCTGACCGAGCAGATGTTGGAAGATTATCTGGACTCGATGCTTTGGGAAGGCAAAGCGGGAGCGTTCGGATACCAGGATGGAAATGACTGGTTGCAGGTGATCGGCGACGGCAGCGTCAGCAACGTCGTGGGGCTTCCGATGGAGCGATTATCGGAATTACTGGAAAATTTCCTCGAAGTTGCCGAAACGGTAACTACCGGAAGCTCTGATCCACCTGGGTGA
- a CDS encoding DUF3467 domain-containing protein gives MTSDSNPPSPEPPQSSDNNPAVRARVPENVADGCFSTGAIVMTGPNEYIVDFLQTIGRPHKVAKRVVIPHPVMPQFIDALNTNLELYKGRFGNPQAPPVQPPNPNQRRPSPQEIYDDLKLPDEVLSGVYANGVMIGHGASEFGLDFLTSFFPQSAVSARVFVAAGQVPRLLESLRGAVKQLEQRQQAGANPPPELPPPADTGNDSPPSSDAPPSDPPPQSDDDPAPPA, from the coding sequence ATGACTTCGGACTCCAATCCACCATCGCCCGAGCCACCGCAATCGAGCGACAATAATCCTGCTGTACGTGCTCGCGTTCCCGAAAACGTCGCCGACGGTTGCTTCAGCACCGGCGCGATCGTGATGACGGGGCCGAATGAATATATCGTTGACTTTTTGCAGACGATCGGACGTCCGCACAAAGTGGCCAAGCGAGTCGTGATTCCGCATCCGGTGATGCCTCAGTTCATTGACGCGCTCAATACGAACTTGGAACTGTACAAGGGTCGCTTCGGCAATCCACAAGCACCACCGGTCCAGCCGCCTAACCCAAACCAGCGCAGGCCGTCGCCGCAGGAAATCTACGACGACCTGAAGTTGCCCGACGAAGTGCTCAGCGGCGTGTACGCCAACGGCGTGATGATCGGTCACGGCGCGAGTGAGTTTGGTTTGGACTTTCTGACCAGCTTCTTTCCACAGTCGGCGGTCAGTGCGCGCGTGTTTGTCGCGGCCGGCCAAGTACCACGATTGCTTGAATCGCTGCGCGGTGCCGTCAAACAGTTAGAGCAACGTCAGCAAGCCGGCGCGAATCCACCACCCGAGCTTCCGCCGCCTGCGGATACGGGAAACGACAGCCCGCCGTCATCCGATGCACCACCGTCGGACCCGCCACCGCAATCCGATGATGATCCCGCGCCACCGGCGTAA
- a CDS encoding ABC transporter permease produces the protein MTSITTDPTVDVIPESPQASRLDRLDAWCERIGDALNPILVKETRQALKSRQFVITFSVLLVAALAWTIIGSLSMMPQIYTSPSAPRMLIGYYLVLALPMLIVVPLAAYRSLEGEIDDGTLELLSITVLSPWQIVLGKLASAMLQMLLYFVALFPCVAYAYTLRGVDLPTTLLMMGILLVSAIELTIVALFFAPVARTRTGRITTLLAVMGMLLMAEWTIGFLVIGMILEGNPLTGEQVLLAVIATISLSLALGHLFLTATAAQLTPESENRSTHLRVSLMIVSAVVLGLCMLAIKMLDDDAGIAISSMAATGLAGLWTLCSSMFTGESSTMTPRVRRELPSSLLARATLTWLTPGPASGLVFSVVNIVVITAAVVIGIDLAGQFAGGRTTIVTGMLKQLCVGYSAYLVGFLVVVRWLVAIIRIRNNPRAEIGIAALVAVAMLAAIVPYSIGLHLNDYRSYSYSGWQITNWAWTLGEIVTGRNSVWTINVVVVVATLAFFATLLASPELVMPRRTATPQRVREELES, from the coding sequence CGAACGGATTGGCGATGCTCTGAATCCAATTTTGGTCAAAGAGACTCGTCAGGCGCTGAAGAGTCGCCAGTTCGTGATCACGTTCTCGGTATTGTTGGTTGCCGCGCTGGCTTGGACGATCATCGGCAGCCTGTCGATGATGCCACAGATTTACACGTCGCCGTCAGCGCCACGGATGCTGATTGGCTACTACTTGGTTCTTGCGCTGCCAATGCTGATCGTCGTCCCGTTGGCGGCGTACCGGTCGCTTGAAGGCGAAATCGATGACGGGACGCTCGAGCTGTTGTCGATTACGGTGCTGAGTCCCTGGCAAATTGTGCTGGGTAAGTTGGCTAGCGCGATGTTGCAGATGCTGCTTTATTTTGTGGCGTTGTTTCCGTGTGTTGCGTATGCCTACACACTTCGCGGTGTCGACCTGCCGACGACTTTGTTGATGATGGGGATCCTGTTGGTGTCGGCGATCGAGTTGACGATTGTCGCTTTGTTCTTTGCGCCGGTTGCCCGCACTCGTACTGGCCGGATCACGACTCTGTTGGCGGTGATGGGCATGTTGTTGATGGCCGAATGGACCATTGGTTTTCTGGTGATCGGGATGATTTTGGAAGGCAATCCGTTGACGGGAGAGCAGGTGTTGTTGGCTGTGATTGCGACGATCTCGCTAAGCCTGGCACTGGGACATTTGTTCCTGACTGCGACGGCAGCTCAATTGACGCCCGAAAGCGAGAACCGGTCGACGCACCTGCGAGTGTCGTTGATGATCGTATCGGCGGTTGTGCTGGGGCTTTGCATGTTGGCGATCAAAATGCTGGACGACGATGCAGGAATTGCGATTTCGTCGATGGCGGCGACGGGATTGGCCGGGTTGTGGACGTTGTGCAGCAGCATGTTCACGGGCGAATCGTCAACGATGACGCCGCGAGTCCGACGCGAATTGCCAAGCAGCCTACTTGCGCGAGCGACGTTGACTTGGTTGACGCCGGGACCGGCCAGCGGGCTAGTATTTTCCGTCGTGAACATTGTTGTGATCACTGCGGCGGTTGTGATCGGCATTGATTTGGCTGGCCAGTTTGCGGGCGGACGAACGACGATCGTGACCGGCATGTTGAAGCAACTTTGCGTCGGCTATTCCGCCTACTTGGTCGGTTTTCTTGTGGTTGTTCGATGGCTGGTGGCAATCATTCGGATTCGAAACAATCCGAGAGCAGAAATTGGCATCGCGGCACTGGTCGCCGTTGCGATGTTGGCGGCGATCGTTCCTTATTCAATCGGATTGCATTTGAACGATTATCGTTCGTATTCCTATTCCGGTTGGCAGATCACGAACTGGGCCTGGACGCTGGGAGAAATCGTGACGGGCCGCAATTCGGTTTGGACGATCAACGTTGTCGTCGTGGTGGCCACGCTGGCGTTCTTTGCGACTCTGTTGGCATCGCCCGAATTGGTGATGCCGCGGCGAACGGCGACGCCGCAGCGAGTGCGAGAAGAACTGGAAAGTTGA